A region from the Desulfobulbaceae bacterium genome encodes:
- a CDS encoding glycosyltransferase family 2 protein, with product KNKGYGANQKSCYRLAMEEGADIIIMVHPDYQYTPLLIPAMASMIGNGLYHCVLGSRILGGHALQGGMPIWKYVANRFLTLAENIMIGAKLSEYHTGYRAFSRELLERIDLSPNSDDFVFDNQMLTQICWADYTIAEVSCPTKYFPEASSINLQRSIKYGFGCLHTALTYRLAKMGLVKSDLFPSS from the coding sequence CCAAGAACAAGGGGTACGGTGCCAATCAAAAATCATGTTATCGGTTGGCGATGGAAGAGGGTGCTGACATCATAATAATGGTTCACCCTGATTACCAGTATACGCCTCTACTTATTCCGGCCATGGCCTCGATGATTGGCAATGGCTTGTATCACTGCGTTCTTGGCTCCAGGATTCTTGGCGGACACGCTTTGCAGGGCGGGATGCCAATATGGAAATATGTGGCGAATCGTTTCTTGACCTTAGCTGAGAACATAATGATTGGCGCAAAACTTTCAGAGTACCATACCGGCTATCGTGCTTTTTCAAGGGAGTTGTTGGAAAGAATCGATTTATCACCTAACTCCGATGACTTTGTTTTTGATAATCAGATGCTGACCCAGATATGCTGGGCCGACTATACAATTGCAGAAGTCAGTTGCCCGACCAAATATTTTCCAGAGGCCTCCTCCATTAATTTGCAGCGCAGTATCAAATATGGTTTTGGCTGTCTACATACAGCCTTGACCTACCGTCTGGCGAAAATGGGATTGGTAAAATCTGATTTATTTCCTTCTTCATAA
- a CDS encoding MORN motif-containing protein, translating into MTYAANEPLIGECLQGDCRTGTGMMQFPSKDKYIGHFKDNMPSGKGVVIFADGTTLEGTFLKGISMGTGVKIFADGSRYEGKFYDGKPNGHGVMRSVDGSYYEGDWRNGSFSRGQGVRVGADGSRYEGEFQFSLFHGEGILVKVDGSKYEGQFNKGEFDGSGKLTYPDGQLYIGRFVKNKFDGDGTLTFADGSRYEGTFKDGEFSGQGILTKVDGSEYRGQFENGDFNGQGLLSFLDGRKYRGMFKDGKYNGNGVLTTPDGQRLTGDFADGVFVESDDHKESILEESMSYSETEEELPTGTDDDTKG; encoded by the coding sequence ATGACATACGCTGCAAATGAACCGCTTATCGGTGAATGCCTCCAGGGTGATTGCCGTACTGGGACGGGAATGATGCAGTTTCCTTCAAAAGATAAATATATTGGTCACTTTAAAGACAATATGCCCAGTGGCAAGGGTGTTGTGATTTTTGCCGACGGCACAACGCTTGAAGGAACGTTTCTGAAGGGTATTTCAATGGGGACCGGAGTGAAGATTTTTGCCGATGGTTCTCGTTATGAAGGCAAGTTTTATGATGGGAAACCAAATGGTCATGGTGTTATGCGATCTGTAGATGGTTCGTATTATGAAGGTGATTGGCGGAACGGTAGTTTCTCCCGGGGGCAAGGGGTGCGTGTCGGTGCAGACGGAAGCCGATATGAAGGGGAGTTTCAGTTCAGTCTCTTTCATGGCGAGGGGATACTTGTAAAAGTTGATGGCTCAAAATATGAAGGTCAGTTTAATAAGGGGGAGTTTGATGGTTCCGGTAAACTCACCTATCCTGACGGTCAACTTTACATTGGCCGTTTTGTGAAAAATAAGTTCGATGGTGACGGAACTCTCACTTTTGCTGATGGTTCTCGGTATGAGGGAACGTTTAAAGATGGTGAGTTTAGCGGTCAGGGAATTTTAACTAAAGTTGACGGGTCTGAGTATAGAGGTCAATTTGAAAATGGAGATTTTAATGGTCAAGGCCTTTTGTCGTTTCTCGATGGTAGAAAATATCGTGGGATGTTTAAGGACGGTAAATATAACGGGAATGGGGTGCTGACAACTCCTGACGGGCAGCGCTTAACTGGTGATTTTGCTGATGGGGTTTTTGTTGAAAGTGATGATCATAAAGAGTCAATCTTGGAAGAGAGTATGTCTTACTCTGAAACGGAAGAAGAGCTTCCGACTGGTACAGATGATGATACTAAAGGTTAA
- a CDS encoding DUF1566 domain-containing protein gives MMILKVNKLFSFFSSALFLKNLWISFIGFTLGFFLLPEAVSAVELLLPHRLPRTGQISTFNTLGAKIDFLGSRQDGELQRGAQWPDPRFIVNEEGTVSDRLTGLMWLRDGECFGAISWPSSHVTVKNINKGQVACQDYTGSYTDWFVPQVGQLASLINAEELSNSNFLQLGGISDVQADKYWSATEHRNIQNAWVVDLANGDIVIRNKLAKTFLLPARVYDQALFEKFANLNSVGKAGEIAIENAAAPLTARFSDNSDGTITDSKTGLMWFKDAGCFENLAWEAIYAAVNSLNSEPQSVNCQGYQNVYDDWVVPNATELWSLIDQSFDYPALNGPLFRGLRSAYWSSTTAMSMPQKAFAVSMDEGSMMAQSKMAALSLLPVRFAQPMVEYPRREAHIAAGVETQEAHILLLSPDLHNKIHWPPAPRFHANDDGTSMDMVTGVYWLTDANCFEKVSWRETLKLISKFNAQPRSFECQGYDGVYDDWVIPTVADYREIVNPAADDNAEWLGTQGIQNVKSTADYWTNDETQINLYYAYVFNFKTIQERNYPKSLAFFLWPRRAMVSAEKREPFLSLTSTGVNEEVSVSTNAVLSLMVQLHSFGLRYPADYWFWYETPDDKRLWMTSIRTWTDKMTPMYQTDLLNLRDYELFRSSDKKALAPGQYTFHFAVDDVQNGILDGTKYETILTVHVEGN, from the coding sequence ATGATGATACTAAAGGTTAATAAACTGTTTAGTTTTTTTTCTTCGGCTTTATTTCTTAAGAACTTATGGATCAGTTTCATTGGTTTTACTCTGGGTTTTTTCCTGCTGCCTGAGGCTGTTTCAGCTGTAGAGTTGTTGCTGCCCCATCGATTGCCTCGAACAGGCCAGATTTCTACATTTAATACCCTTGGTGCCAAGATTGATTTCTTGGGTTCTCGTCAGGATGGGGAGTTGCAACGCGGTGCTCAATGGCCTGATCCTCGTTTTATAGTTAATGAAGAGGGAACTGTTTCAGATAGATTGACGGGGTTGATGTGGTTGAGGGATGGAGAGTGTTTCGGGGCGATATCATGGCCTTCTTCCCATGTAACTGTGAAAAATATAAACAAAGGCCAAGTCGCCTGTCAGGATTATACAGGATCGTATACTGACTGGTTTGTCCCACAGGTAGGTCAACTGGCAAGTCTTATCAATGCTGAGGAACTATCCAATAGCAATTTTCTGCAGTTAGGTGGAATTTCAGATGTGCAAGCAGACAAGTACTGGTCGGCAACAGAGCATCGGAATATCCAGAATGCCTGGGTTGTTGACCTTGCAAATGGCGATATTGTAATCAGAAATAAACTTGCCAAGACATTTTTGCTGCCAGCACGTGTTTATGATCAAGCGCTTTTTGAGAAATTTGCGAACTTGAACTCTGTTGGCAAGGCCGGAGAGATTGCGATAGAGAATGCTGCTGCTCCTCTTACTGCCCGTTTCAGTGATAATAGTGACGGTACAATCACTGATAGCAAAACTGGGCTTATGTGGTTTAAGGATGCTGGTTGTTTTGAAAATCTTGCCTGGGAGGCAATATATGCCGCCGTGAACTCTTTGAATAGTGAGCCTCAGTCTGTGAACTGTCAAGGCTATCAGAATGTTTACGACGATTGGGTTGTGCCTAATGCAACGGAACTCTGGAGTTTGATTGACCAATCATTTGATTATCCGGCACTTAATGGCCCCCTGTTCAGGGGGTTACGTTCAGCCTACTGGTCTTCAACAACGGCTATGTCTATGCCCCAAAAGGCTTTTGCTGTCAGTATGGATGAGGGAAGCATGATGGCGCAGAGCAAGATGGCCGCTTTAAGTTTGTTGCCGGTACGTTTCGCCCAGCCAATGGTCGAGTATCCAAGGCGAGAAGCGCATATTGCTGCGGGAGTCGAAACTCAAGAAGCGCACATCCTTTTGTTGTCGCCTGATTTACACAATAAGATCCACTGGCCGCCGGCGCCACGCTTTCATGCCAATGACGATGGCACCAGCATGGACATGGTTACCGGGGTTTATTGGCTAACAGATGCCAACTGTTTTGAAAAGGTCAGTTGGCGAGAAACTTTAAAACTGATCAGCAAGTTTAATGCACAGCCCAGATCTTTTGAGTGTCAGGGGTACGATGGCGTCTATGATGACTGGGTAATTCCGACGGTTGCTGATTATCGAGAAATAGTCAACCCAGCAGCAGATGACAATGCTGAATGGCTTGGGACTCAAGGTATCCAAAATGTTAAATCAACTGCTGATTATTGGACCAATGATGAAACTCAGATAAATTTGTATTATGCGTATGTGTTTAATTTTAAAACAATTCAAGAAAGAAACTATCCCAAATCTCTGGCATTTTTTCTGTGGCCCAGGCGGGCAATGGTTTCAGCTGAAAAGAGAGAGCCCTTTTTAAGCTTGACAAGTACCGGAGTGAATGAAGAAGTTTCAGTAAGTACCAACGCAGTCCTTTCGCTGATGGTTCAATTGCATTCATTTGGGCTCCGTTATCCCGCGGATTATTGGTTTTGGTATGAGACTCCAGACGATAAGAGATTATGGATGACTTCAATCCGAACCTGGACTGATAAAATGACCCCAATGTATCAAACGGATTTATTAAATCTCAGGGATTACGAACTGTTTCGTTCATCGGATAAAAAGGCCCTGGCTCCAGGCCAGTACACCTTCCATTTTGCTGTGGATGATGTTCAAAACGGTATTTTAGACGGGACTAAATACGAAACTATTTTGACTGTTCACGTTGAGGGAAATTAA
- a CDS encoding DUF4350 domain-containing protein — protein MLFDQGHGQQFLIENNGPLDLSIFAGMFRDQNFEIRTSTGPFTKETLANVSTVIISGPFKPITVPEIVALQEFLNEGGQLSIMLHIGSPAAQLLSSLGVAISNGVIQEQKNLLADAPPTDFIVKELASSHPLTKELTEVKFYGAWALNTQLEANVIAKTSPTAWIDLNDNGTLETNDAVQPFSVIITGQLGHGHFIVFADDAIFQNSFITEQNKVLAANLAAWLKQGSYY, from the coding sequence TTGCTTTTCGATCAGGGACATGGACAGCAGTTTCTTATCGAAAATAATGGCCCGCTCGACTTATCGATTTTTGCCGGTATGTTTCGCGACCAAAATTTTGAGATTCGCACATCAACAGGACCGTTCACAAAAGAGACCCTGGCCAACGTATCAACTGTCATTATTTCCGGCCCTTTTAAACCTATTACAGTTCCAGAAATTGTTGCCCTTCAAGAATTTTTAAACGAAGGCGGCCAATTAAGCATTATGCTCCACATCGGCTCGCCAGCTGCTCAGCTCCTCAGTAGTTTGGGTGTTGCTATTTCAAATGGAGTAATTCAGGAACAGAAGAACCTGCTTGCGGATGCCCCGCCTACGGATTTCATCGTTAAGGAGTTGGCCAGCAGCCATCCGCTGACCAAGGAACTTACTGAGGTTAAATTTTACGGGGCATGGGCCTTGAACACTCAGCTTGAGGCAAATGTCATTGCCAAGACCTCGCCAACCGCCTGGATTGACCTGAACGATAACGGCACGCTTGAAACAAATGACGCTGTTCAGCCTTTTAGCGTCATTATTACTGGACAGCTGGGTCACGGACATTTTATAGTTTTCGCCGATGACGCCATCTTCCAGAACAGCTTCATCACCGAGCAGAATAAAGTCCTGGCCGCCAACCTGGCAGCCTGGCTAAAACAGGGCAGTTATTATTAG
- a CDS encoding PAS domain S-box protein, protein MKINSLSAFLDSRPEPMLVCNSDNEIVHFNGSFQGVYQSICQHPPIVGQNLFSALPPHIKTRWLHCAESAQGGNYSQEDFLHHYDDLVVKYTLTFSPLTSAKFLGWTVIFHNITPFHDELTKTTKALNLLEEQLIVETNHIEANVLLAKEISERKQAEENLLESKERLTQIIHGNSIPTFVIDQNHQITHWNKALEKLTGISGSEAVGTTNQWKAFYTRKRPTMADLILDQAPEQSIHQLYTDKYIPSSLLDDSYEVEDFFELAGNPRWLFFTAAPLRNRAGEIIGAVETLQDITARKAMEKEILTYQQILEKKVEDRTEQLKKTYEQLLHAEKLSAVGKLAASIAHEFGNPIIGIRNFLKGLKLTCNLDQTDSELLDLAIQECHRVKDLISNLQNFNRPTSGTVAPMDLHQAINDMLVFSKKNFKENNITVQKRFRRNLPRLNAVQDQIKQVILNCLNNAQESIGDGGGTIYLTTEKKGGNILLHIKDTGKGIKENDLVYIFEPFFSTKPAVEGTGLGLSVSYGIMKKHQGKIEVTDNSPKGTTFTLTLPVAGHGEIK, encoded by the coding sequence ATGAAAATCAACTCGCTATCTGCTTTTCTCGATTCAAGACCTGAACCCATGCTGGTGTGCAATTCGGACAATGAAATTGTACATTTTAATGGCTCTTTTCAAGGCGTATATCAATCAATTTGCCAGCATCCTCCCATCGTTGGTCAAAATCTATTTTCTGCGCTCCCACCACACATTAAAACTCGCTGGTTGCATTGCGCCGAAAGCGCCCAAGGCGGCAACTATTCACAAGAAGATTTTCTTCACCATTACGATGACCTTGTTGTCAAATATACGTTAACTTTTAGCCCGTTAACAAGTGCGAAGTTCCTGGGATGGACTGTAATTTTCCATAATATCACACCATTTCATGATGAACTGACTAAAACAACCAAAGCCTTAAATCTTCTTGAAGAGCAGTTAATTGTCGAAACAAATCATATAGAGGCAAATGTGCTTCTTGCCAAAGAGATATCGGAACGTAAACAGGCTGAAGAAAATCTGCTTGAGAGCAAAGAAAGACTCACTCAAATTATTCATGGCAACTCTATCCCAACTTTTGTTATTGACCAAAACCACCAGATAACCCACTGGAACAAGGCCCTAGAGAAGCTAACCGGTATTTCGGGCTCTGAAGCAGTAGGAACCACCAATCAATGGAAGGCGTTTTATACTCGAAAGCGTCCGACAATGGCCGACCTGATCCTTGACCAGGCCCCAGAACAAAGCATCCACCAACTCTATACTGACAAATATATTCCTTCTTCACTGCTTGATGACTCGTATGAAGTCGAAGATTTTTTCGAACTTGCCGGCAATCCTCGCTGGTTATTTTTTACTGCAGCCCCTTTACGCAACCGCGCCGGTGAAATTATTGGTGCCGTTGAGACACTGCAAGACATCACTGCCAGAAAAGCAATGGAAAAGGAGATTCTTACCTACCAGCAAATTCTTGAGAAGAAAGTAGAGGACCGCACTGAACAGCTCAAAAAGACTTACGAGCAGTTATTGCACGCTGAAAAGCTCAGTGCGGTCGGCAAGCTTGCAGCGTCAATCGCTCACGAGTTCGGCAACCCTATCATTGGCATAAGGAATTTTTTAAAGGGATTAAAACTAACCTGCAATCTTGATCAAACGGACTCAGAGCTTTTAGATCTTGCCATTCAAGAGTGTCACCGCGTGAAAGATCTTATCAGCAACCTGCAAAACTTCAACCGCCCGACATCCGGAACCGTTGCTCCCATGGATCTCCATCAGGCGATAAATGATATGCTTGTTTTCTCAAAAAAGAATTTCAAAGAAAACAACATAACAGTGCAAAAGCGTTTTAGGCGTAATCTTCCCCGCCTCAATGCCGTGCAGGATCAAATCAAACAGGTCATACTTAACTGCCTTAATAATGCCCAGGAATCCATCGGTGACGGGGGCGGCACAATTTACCTGACCACCGAAAAAAAAGGCGGCAACATCCTTTTACATATAAAAGATACGGGAAAAGGTATTAAGGAAAATGACCTGGTGTATATATTTGAGCCTTTTTTCTCGACAAAACCAGCCGTTGAGGGCACCGGACTCGGTCTTTCGGTGAGCTATGGTATTATGAAAAAGCACCAGGGGAAAATTGAAGTTACAGATAATTCGCCTAAAGGGACAACATTTACCTTAACTCTGCCTGTGGCAGGGCACGGAGAAATAAAATAA